The genomic region ACCGAAAGGCTTGTAGCTGGAGGCATAGCTAACTGCATTAAAATCAACAATCCGATTAATTCCGGTAATCTAAGTTTAAGAATAACTGTCAGGCCAAGTGCCGGCAAAATAACCAATTTAGAAAGCACCATTAAAAACATTGCTTTTCTTTCAATATGCGCAAGCTTAATTTCCGCAAGGCTTCCCCCAACAACAATCATTGCGAGAGGAACGGTGCATTCTCCGGTAAGCCGCAACGGTTTAATTAACGCATCCGGCAGCATATTCTGCCAGCCAAAAAATACAAACCCCATACCGATTAAAGTCGCAACTACAGGGGCGCTGAAAATACTGGATAATTCAAATTTCTTTTTCTCATGCAGTAAAAGCATATAAACACCGGCGGAAAACATAACCAAATTAAATCCGAGCAGAAATAAAAAAAGATAAATATAAATTGGCCCGGCCTGTTCATTGGGTAATAAAGCTGCAATCAAAACGAGTGGAAGATAACCTGAATTCTGAAAAGCAGATAAACTTAAGAACTGTAGCCTGCGTTGCAACCCCTTAATAAAACCAATGAATATAAAACCGACCAATAGCCCGATTATTGTTATAACCACACTAATTAAAGGAAAAATCCACCAGTTTGGATACAAATGAAAATCAAAATCTTTGATTAACTGGCAAAATATCAAAAGCGGCAGAGTAACCTTCATCACCAGCCGGCTTATACCATCAAGCTCATCATGGCTTAAGATTAGTTTCTTAATTAGCAAGAATCCAATTGCGGCAAGCAATAAGCTCTGTGCAACCGCAATACCAGTTATCTTAAATGATTCTATTAGCAAGGCTTTTCTCCCTTTTAAGAAATTAATATTATAACAGTAAATTCACCCTCCAGCAACAAAGAAAACCATCACATGCTGTCATCCCTGCGGAAGCAGGGATCTACCATATAGCATAGATTCCCGCTTTCGCGGGAATGACGTCAAAACGGATCAATTAAAAAGCAATTTCAAAGATTAATTTGACATGATTATTAGGGTAGGATATACTAAAAAATAACATCGCGGGGGTGGCGGAATTGGCATACGCGTACGTCTCAGAAGCGTATGGGGCAACCCTTGAGGGTTCAACTCCCTCCCTCCGCATTCTATTTCGCCAGTCGTTAAAAAATTTTTATTGTGATTTACTTTGAAGGAACAAACGAAAGCCAATGCATTTTCCTATTGCGCTCTTTCCATTCCTTTAATATCCCATGCCCCATAAATCGGAACATAGCATTCCTAAAATGCAGTTTAATCAATAAAGAAAACGAACGGGTAAGAGAATAATATTTTGTGTATGCTTTTAAAACATTGGCTTGGAGCTGTTTTGCAGATATTAATTTAGGATAAAATACAACATGCTGCCCGTCGTAAAGATTCCAATCCTGGCTAAAAATCCTTTTTTGTGTATGC from Candidatus Omnitrophota bacterium harbors:
- a CDS encoding AEC family transporter; this translates as MLIESFKITGIAVAQSLLLAAIGFLLIKKLILSHDELDGISRLVMKVTLPLLIFCQLIKDFDFHLYPNWWIFPLISVVITIIGLLVGFIFIGFIKGLQRRLQFLSLSAFQNSGYLPLVLIAALLPNEQAGPIYIYLFLFLLGFNLVMFSAGVYMLLLHEKKKFELSSIFSAPVVATLIGMGFVFFGWQNMLPDALIKPLRLTGECTVPLAMIVVGGSLAEIKLAHIERKAMFLMVLSKLVILPALGLTVILKLRLPELIGLLILMQLAMPPATSLSVIIRHFKKEDLYISQGIFIGHVVSIITIPIFLSIYFALVMIK